The following proteins are co-located in the Hydrogenophaga sp. RAC07 genome:
- a CDS encoding cysteine-rich CWC family protein, with translation MTPNAPEIDPARCPLCGEPNRCAMELERETGQKQGPCWCVGATFSPELLQRVPAASAGQACICARCAAAAAGPHG, from the coding sequence ATGACCCCCAACGCCCCCGAGATCGACCCCGCGCGCTGCCCGCTGTGCGGCGAGCCCAACCGTTGCGCGATGGAACTGGAACGCGAGACCGGCCAGAAACAGGGCCCCTGCTGGTGTGTGGGCGCCACCTTCAGCCCCGAGCTGCTGCAGCGTGTGCCCGCCGCATCGGCCGGGCAGGCCTGCATCTGCGCGCGCTGCGCGGCCGCTGCGGCGGGGCCGCATGGCTGA
- a CDS encoding MFS transporter, which translates to MAEPADHTLPALRERYGERYRWLLLLSVMVGTMASIMSSTIINVAIPDMSQHFTLGQERAQWATSGFMAAMTVSMLTTPWLLARYGYRSTYAGCMWLLLVGGVAGGFANSFPLVLAARVAEGLAAGVVQPIPAIIILRAFEPHEQGRASGVFGMGVVLAPALGPSIGGLLVDGFGWRSIFFMVVPFCIASLWLARRYVPTTSPGGLAANRQGAHLDWRGLLLAAAGTLCLLNGLVELQGGTALSASLLLGGAALLLVAFVVLQRRTLKRRLRNPDQGIDPLMNLSLFKDRRFAMGSIVAFIYGIALFGSTYLLPVYMQMGLGLSASYVGTILLPAGLVLAVSIAVVGRLADQQPTHRLVSIGLVLLSASFALMVTIDLGRPAQIIPLLIAWAILGRIGLGFILPSLNIGAMRGLGHGHIPQGSSVINFLRMLGGAAGVSLCGIVLEWRVAAHGALLDTSPASPARMAAFDETFLMLAAICALALVAALKLRDR; encoded by the coding sequence ATGGCTGAGCCGGCCGACCACACCCTGCCCGCGCTGCGCGAGCGCTACGGCGAGCGTTACCGCTGGCTGCTGCTGCTCTCGGTGATGGTGGGCACGATGGCGTCGATCATGTCGTCGACCATCATCAACGTGGCCATCCCCGACATGAGCCAGCACTTCACGCTGGGCCAGGAGCGCGCGCAGTGGGCCACGTCGGGTTTCATGGCGGCCATGACGGTCTCGATGCTCACCACGCCCTGGCTGCTGGCGCGTTACGGTTACCGGAGCACCTACGCGGGCTGCATGTGGCTGCTGCTGGTGGGCGGCGTGGCCGGCGGTTTTGCCAACTCGTTTCCGCTGGTGCTGGCCGCGCGCGTGGCCGAAGGTCTGGCGGCCGGTGTGGTGCAACCCATCCCGGCCATCATCATCCTGCGCGCCTTCGAGCCGCACGAACAGGGCCGCGCCAGCGGCGTCTTCGGCATGGGCGTGGTGCTCGCGCCCGCGCTGGGCCCCAGCATCGGTGGCCTGCTGGTCGACGGCTTTGGCTGGCGCTCGATCTTCTTCATGGTGGTGCCGTTCTGCATCGCCTCGCTGTGGCTGGCACGGCGCTATGTGCCCACCACCTCACCCGGGGGTCTCGCGGCCAACCGCCAGGGCGCCCACCTGGACTGGCGCGGCCTGCTGCTGGCCGCCGCGGGCACGCTGTGCCTGCTCAATGGCCTGGTGGAACTGCAGGGCGGCACGGCGCTGAGCGCGAGCTTGCTGCTGGGCGGCGCCGCGCTGCTGCTGGTGGCATTTGTGGTGCTGCAGCGGCGCACGCTGAAACGCCGGCTGCGAAACCCCGACCAGGGCATCGACCCGCTGATGAACCTCTCGCTGTTCAAGGACCGGCGCTTTGCCATGGGCAGCATCGTGGCCTTCATCTACGGCATTGCGCTGTTCGGCTCCACCTACCTGCTGCCGGTGTACATGCAGATGGGGCTGGGCCTCTCGGCCTCGTACGTGGGCACCATCCTGCTGCCGGCGGGCCTGGTGCTGGCGGTGAGCATCGCGGTGGTGGGGCGGCTGGCCGACCAACAGCCCACGCACCGGCTGGTGAGCATCGGTCTGGTGCTGTTGTCCGCGTCGTTCGCGCTCATGGTCACCATCGACCTGGGGCGCCCGGCGCAGATCATCCCGCTGCTGATCGCCTGGGCCATCCTGGGGCGCATCGGCCTGGGTTTCATCCTGCCCTCGCTCAACATCGGTGCCATGCGCGGCCTGGGCCACGGCCACATTCCGCAAGGCTCCAGCGTGATCAATTTCCTGCGCATGCTGGGGGGTGCTGCGGGGGTGAGCCTGTGCGGCATCGTGCTCGAATGGCGCGTGGCGGCGCACGGTGCGCTGCTGGACACCAGCCCCGCCAGCCCGGCGCGCATGGCGGCGTTCGACGAAACCTTCCTGATGCTGGCGGCGATCTGTGCGCTGGCGCTGGTGGCGGCGCTGAAACTGCGCGACCGCTGA
- the recQ gene encoding DNA helicase RecQ, whose amino-acid sequence MIDIAPESEILEASVGVLQEVFGFDAFRGPQAEIVAHVGGGGDALVLMPTGGGKSLCYQVPAIVRERSGQGLTVVVSPLIALMHDQVGALLEAGVAAAFLNSSLSSEDAQRVEKEMLRGELTLLYAAPERLTTPRFLALLDSLRERGKLALFAIDEAHCVSQWGHDFRPEYRGLVVLHERFAGVPRVALTATADDLTRADIVERLQLQDARTFISSFDRPNIRYQLVEKKDATAQLLRFIRDEHTSGDEHDAGIVYCQSRRRVEEVATMLCEAGLNALPYHAGLDAAVRQKHQDRFLREEGLIMVATIAFGMGIDKPDVRFVAHLDMPKNIEGYYQETGRAGRDGEPANAWMAYGLQDVVNQRRMIDESPAADEFKQVMRGKLDALLTLAEASDCRRVRLLSYFGEESEPCGNCDNCLHPPQLFDATESARKLLSCIYRVQQSSGTAFGAGHIMDILRGKVTEKVTQHGHDKLSTFGIGADLSETQWRALLRQLIAREAVQVDAAHYNTLHLQDAAREILKGQSAVWLKSLSEKAAGSGRVSRPRSARATVADDGQPLTLAARDALDALKAWRAGVAKEHNLPAFVIFHDATLRAIAARQPRTLADLDGIAGLGVKKREAYGEEVLQVVSAFS is encoded by the coding sequence GTGATCGACATCGCGCCGGAAAGCGAAATCCTCGAGGCCAGCGTCGGCGTTCTGCAAGAGGTCTTCGGGTTCGACGCCTTCCGCGGCCCGCAGGCCGAGATCGTGGCGCACGTGGGGGGCGGCGGCGACGCGCTCGTGCTCATGCCCACGGGCGGCGGCAAGTCGCTGTGTTACCAGGTGCCGGCCATCGTGCGCGAGCGCAGCGGCCAGGGCCTCACCGTGGTGGTGTCGCCGCTGATCGCGCTCATGCACGACCAGGTGGGCGCCTTGCTCGAAGCCGGCGTGGCCGCGGCCTTTCTGAACTCCAGCCTGTCCAGCGAAGACGCGCAGCGCGTGGAAAAAGAGATGCTGCGCGGCGAACTCACGCTGCTCTACGCGGCGCCCGAGCGCCTGACCACGCCACGCTTCCTGGCCTTGCTCGACTCGCTCAGGGAGCGCGGCAAGCTGGCGCTGTTTGCCATCGACGAGGCCCACTGCGTGAGCCAGTGGGGCCACGACTTCCGCCCCGAGTACCGTGGCCTGGTGGTTTTGCACGAGCGTTTTGCCGGCGTGCCGCGCGTGGCGCTCACCGCCACCGCCGACGACCTCACGCGCGCCGACATCGTCGAGCGCCTGCAGCTGCAGGACGCGCGCACCTTCATCAGCAGCTTCGACCGGCCCAACATCCGCTACCAGCTGGTGGAGAAAAAGGACGCCACCGCCCAGCTGCTGCGCTTCATCCGCGACGAACACACCAGCGGCGACGAACACGACGCCGGCATCGTGTACTGCCAGTCGCGCCGCCGCGTGGAAGAGGTGGCCACGATGTTGTGCGAAGCGGGGCTCAACGCGCTGCCGTACCACGCCGGCCTGGACGCAGCCGTGCGGCAGAAACACCAGGACCGCTTCCTGCGCGAAGAGGGCCTGATCATGGTCGCCACCATCGCCTTCGGCATGGGCATCGACAAGCCCGACGTGCGTTTTGTGGCCCACCTGGACATGCCCAAGAACATCGAAGGCTACTACCAGGAAACCGGGCGCGCCGGTCGCGACGGTGAGCCCGCCAACGCCTGGATGGCCTATGGCCTGCAGGACGTGGTGAACCAGCGCCGCATGATCGACGAGAGTCCGGCGGCCGACGAGTTCAAGCAGGTGATGCGCGGCAAGCTCGACGCCTTGTTGACGCTCGCAGAAGCGAGCGATTGCCGGCGTGTGCGTCTGCTCTCCTACTTTGGCGAAGAGAGCGAGCCCTGCGGCAACTGCGACAACTGCCTGCATCCGCCGCAGCTGTTCGACGCCACCGAATCCGCGCGCAAGCTGCTCTCGTGCATCTACCGCGTGCAGCAGTCCAGCGGCACGGCGTTCGGCGCCGGCCACATCATGGACATCCTGCGCGGCAAGGTCACCGAGAAGGTGACGCAGCACGGGCACGACAAGCTTTCCACCTTCGGCATCGGCGCCGATTTGTCCGAAACCCAGTGGCGCGCGCTCTTGCGCCAGCTGATCGCGCGCGAAGCGGTGCAGGTGGACGCGGCGCACTACAACACCCTGCACCTGCAGGACGCGGCGCGCGAGATCCTGAAGGGCCAGAGCGCGGTGTGGCTGAAGTCGCTGTCCGAGAAAGCCGCCGGCTCCGGGCGGGTGAGTCGCCCGCGCAGCGCCCGCGCCACCGTGGCCGACGACGGCCAGCCGCTGACCCTGGCCGCGCGCGACGCCCTGGACGCACTCAAGGCCTGGCGCGCCGGCGTGGCCAAGGAACACAACCTGCCCGCGTTTGTGATCTTTCACGACGCCACCTTGCGCGCGATCGCCGCGCGCCAGCCCCGCACGCTGGCCGATCTGGACGGCATTGCCGGGCTGGGCGTGAAGAAACGCGAGGCCTACGGCGAGGAGGTGTTGCAGGTGGTGAGTGCTTTCAGTTAG
- a CDS encoding rhodanese-like domain-containing protein yields the protein MKHLSPSQAWAWLQAEREQREARGEPAPLFVDVRMEIESLYVGRPPGVENIPWYEYPDLTPDPARFAQAVEREAGDKQRPVLLICRSGKRTLDAGKALEAAGFAEVAHVVHGFEGELNEEFKRSSLNGWRFEGLPWEQM from the coding sequence ATGAAACACCTCTCGCCCTCACAGGCCTGGGCCTGGCTGCAGGCCGAACGCGAGCAGCGCGAAGCCCGCGGCGAGCCCGCACCGTTGTTTGTGGACGTGCGCATGGAAATCGAATCGCTCTACGTGGGCCGCCCGCCCGGCGTGGAGAACATTCCCTGGTACGAATACCCCGACCTCACGCCCGACCCGGCGCGTTTTGCGCAAGCGGTGGAGCGGGAGGCGGGCGACAAACAACGCCCGGTGCTGCTGATCTGCCGCAGCGGCAAACGCACGCTGGACGCCGGCAAGGCGTTGGAAGCCGCCGGGTTTGCCGAAGTGGCACATGTGGTGCACGGCTTCGAGGGTGAACTCAACGAAGAATTCAAACGCTCCAGCCTCAACGGCTGGCGCTTTGAGGGCTTGCCGTGGGAGCAGATGTGA
- a CDS encoding homocysteine S-methyltransferase family protein yields MTSPAYTRAQALPEILKHRIAILDGAMGTMIQRFKLGEAHYRGERFKDFHKDVKGNNELLSLTRPDVIQDIHEGYLAAGADLIETNTFGATTIAQDDYEMGHLAREMNLASARIARAACDKFSTPDKPRFVAGALGPTPKTASISPDVNDAGARNVTFEQLRAAYLEQIEALVEGGADLLLVETIFDTLNAKAALFAIDEFFEKSGERLPVIISGTVTDASGRILSGQTVSAFWASVRHLEPLAVGLNCALGAALMRPYIQELAKVAGDTFISCYPNAGLPNPMSDTGFDETPEDTSRLLREFAAEGLVNIVGGCCGTTPEHIAAIHQSVEPLAPRSLKRELFYKEAA; encoded by the coding sequence ATGACTTCCCCCGCCTACACCCGCGCCCAGGCGCTGCCCGAGATCCTGAAACACCGCATCGCCATCCTCGACGGCGCGATGGGCACCATGATCCAGCGCTTCAAGCTGGGAGAAGCCCACTACAGAGGTGAGCGCTTCAAGGACTTCCACAAGGACGTCAAGGGCAACAACGAGCTGCTCAGCCTCACGCGCCCCGACGTGATCCAGGACATCCACGAAGGGTATCTCGCTGCCGGTGCCGACCTCATCGAGACCAACACGTTTGGCGCCACGACCATCGCGCAGGACGATTACGAGATGGGACACCTGGCGCGCGAGATGAACCTGGCCTCGGCGCGCATCGCACGCGCGGCCTGCGACAAGTTCAGCACGCCCGACAAGCCGCGTTTCGTGGCCGGCGCGCTCGGCCCCACGCCCAAGACCGCGAGCATCAGCCCCGATGTGAACGACGCCGGGGCGCGCAACGTCACCTTCGAGCAGCTGCGCGCGGCCTACCTGGAGCAGATCGAGGCGCTGGTCGAGGGCGGGGCCGACCTGCTGCTGGTGGAGACCATCTTCGACACGCTCAACGCCAAGGCCGCGCTGTTCGCCATCGACGAGTTCTTCGAGAAAAGCGGCGAGCGCCTGCCGGTGATCATCAGCGGCACCGTGACCGACGCCTCGGGCCGCATCCTGAGCGGTCAGACGGTCAGCGCCTTCTGGGCCAGCGTGCGCCACCTGGAGCCGCTGGCCGTGGGCCTGAACTGCGCGCTGGGTGCCGCGCTGATGCGCCCCTACATCCAGGAACTGGCCAAGGTCGCGGGCGACACCTTCATCAGCTGCTACCCCAACGCCGGCCTGCCCAACCCCATGAGCGACACCGGCTTTGACGAAACGCCCGAAGACACCAGCCGCCTGCTGCGCGAGTTCGCGGCCGAAGGCCTGGTCAACATCGTGGGCGGCTGCTGCGGCACCACGCCGGAGCACATCGCGGCCATCCACCAGAGCGTGGAACCGCTGGCGCCGCGCAGCCTCAAGCGCGAGCTCTTCTACAAGGAAGCCGCTTGA
- a CDS encoding TerC family protein → MESIAPLWLWVVFVVFVVAALFVDFVVLKKQGAQEVSVKQAVNWSLVWVGLSFVFNVLFWFAIRDTTGSSAIANEKSLEFLTGYLIEKSLAVDNIFVFLLIFTYFAVPAAYQKRVLMIGIVGAIVLRTVMILVGGWLISEFHWILYVFGAFLVLTGVKMWWAAGQEPSLDDNPALKLLRKVLPVSKNFDGEKFWTVENGKRIATPLLMVICLVGLTDVIFAVDSIPAIFAITKDPFIVLTSNVFAILGLRAMFFLLQAAASRFHLLNYGLAVILVFIGSKMLLIDVFKIPVAVSLGVVLSILAITMIWSSKTAPNT, encoded by the coding sequence ATGGAAAGCATTGCCCCCCTGTGGCTGTGGGTCGTCTTCGTCGTGTTCGTCGTGGCGGCCCTGTTTGTCGATTTTGTCGTGCTCAAGAAGCAGGGTGCTCAGGAGGTGAGCGTCAAACAGGCGGTCAACTGGTCGCTGGTCTGGGTGGGCTTGAGCTTTGTGTTCAATGTGTTGTTCTGGTTCGCCATCAGGGACACCACCGGATCGAGCGCGATCGCCAACGAGAAGTCGCTTGAGTTCCTCACCGGCTACCTGATCGAGAAGAGTCTGGCGGTCGACAACATCTTTGTCTTCCTGCTCATCTTCACCTACTTCGCCGTGCCTGCGGCCTACCAGAAGCGCGTGCTCATGATCGGTATCGTGGGCGCCATCGTGCTGCGCACGGTGATGATCCTGGTGGGCGGCTGGCTGATCTCGGAGTTCCACTGGATCCTGTATGTGTTCGGCGCCTTCCTGGTGCTCACCGGCGTGAAGATGTGGTGGGCCGCCGGCCAGGAGCCCAGCCTGGACGACAACCCCGCGCTCAAGCTGCTGCGCAAGGTGTTGCCGGTGAGCAAGAACTTCGATGGTGAGAAGTTCTGGACGGTGGAGAACGGCAAGCGCATCGCCACGCCGCTGCTCATGGTGATCTGCCTGGTGGGCCTGACCGACGTGATCTTTGCGGTGGACTCCATCCCCGCGATCTTCGCCATCACCAAGGATCCGTTCATCGTGCTCACCAGCAACGTGTTCGCCATCCTCGGTTTGCGCGCCATGTTCTTCCTGCTGCAGGCCGCGGCCAGCCGCTTCCACCTGCTCAACTACGGCCTGGCCGTGATCCTGGTGTTCATCGGCAGCAAGATGCTGTTGATCGACGTGTTCAAGATCCCGGTGGCCGTTTCTCTCGGCGTGGTCCTGTCGATCCTGGCCATCACCATGATCTGGAGCTCCAAAACGGCCCCAAACACCTAA
- a CDS encoding cyclic nucleotide-binding domain-containing protein, translating into MALFDTLFGERYTAARLRKRRHQRVGVSTTARRAADLLRSTTALIQLSPGEALTVVAYMELRRCAEGEAIIRQGHSGGEDGFMALVIEGEVTVEAVTVSRTEPHTVNVLGPGHLMGEMSLMDGEARSATCTASTEVRCAVLTRASLQTLIAEEPTTAAKLLSAVAQRLSQRLRENDTKLQLYGQLVLSMQQEIDRLIPEPR; encoded by the coding sequence ACACCAGCGTGTGGGGGTGTCCACCACCGCCCGGCGTGCCGCAGATCTGCTGCGTTCCACCACGGCACTCATCCAGCTCAGCCCCGGCGAAGCGCTCACGGTGGTGGCCTACATGGAACTGCGGCGCTGCGCCGAGGGCGAAGCCATCATCCGCCAGGGCCACAGCGGCGGCGAAGACGGCTTCATGGCGCTGGTGATCGAGGGCGAGGTGACGGTGGAGGCCGTCACCGTGAGCCGCACCGAGCCGCACACGGTCAACGTGCTCGGTCCGGGCCACCTCATGGGCGAAATGTCGCTCATGGACGGCGAAGCCCGCTCCGCCACCTGCACCGCCAGCACCGAGGTGCGCTGCGCTGTGCTCACCCGAGCATCCCTGCAGACGCTCATTGCCGAAGAACCCACCACCGCCGCCAAACTGCTCAGCGCCGTGGCCCAGCGCCTGAGCCAGCGGCTGCGCGAGAACGACACCAAGCTGCAGCTCTACGGTCAACTCGTCCTGTCGATGCAGCAGGAGATTGACCGCCTGATCCCCGAGCCACGTTAG